The following proteins come from a genomic window of Neptunomonas concharum:
- a CDS encoding isovaleryl-CoA dehydrogenase, which yields MISQYTELNFGLGETIDMLREQINSFAAQEIAPRAEQIDHDNEFPNDLWRKFGDMGLLGITVKEEYGGVGMGYLAHIIAMEEISRASASVGLSYGAHSNLCVNQIHRNGTHEQKLKYLPKLISGEHIGALAMSEPNAGSDVVSMKLTARDNGDHYLLNGNKMWITNGPDANTYVIYAKTDIQAGPRGITAFIVERDFPGFSRHQKLDKLGMRGSNTCELVFQDCPVPKENILGELNGGVKVLMSGLDYERLVLSGGPLGIMQAAMDICVPYIRDRQQFGQPIGEFELVQGKIADMYTLMNASKSYVYINGMAAERGETSRKDAAGCILYSAEMATKIALDAIQLLGGNGYINEFPTGRLLRDAKLYEIGAGTSEIRRMLIGRELYLNK from the coding sequence ATGATTTCACAATACACAGAACTAAACTTTGGACTTGGCGAAACAATTGACATGCTGCGTGAGCAAATCAACAGCTTCGCCGCGCAAGAAATTGCGCCACGCGCAGAACAAATTGACCACGACAATGAGTTCCCCAACGACTTGTGGCGCAAATTCGGTGATATGGGCCTGCTAGGTATCACAGTCAAAGAGGAATACGGCGGTGTAGGTATGGGCTATCTTGCGCATATTATTGCCATGGAAGAGATTAGTCGTGCATCCGCTTCTGTAGGTTTATCTTACGGCGCACACTCCAACCTGTGTGTAAACCAAATTCATCGTAACGGCACCCACGAGCAAAAGCTTAAGTACCTGCCTAAACTGATCAGCGGCGAGCACATCGGCGCATTGGCAATGTCTGAACCGAACGCAGGCTCTGATGTTGTATCAATGAAATTAACCGCACGCGATAATGGCGATCATTATCTGCTGAACGGCAACAAGATGTGGATCACTAACGGTCCTGATGCCAACACTTATGTTATCTATGCCAAGACAGACATTCAGGCAGGCCCTCGTGGTATCACAGCCTTTATCGTAGAGCGCGACTTCCCAGGCTTCTCTCGCCACCAAAAATTAGACAAGCTGGGTATGCGCGGCTCCAACACATGCGAACTGGTTTTTCAGGACTGCCCTGTGCCTAAAGAAAATATTCTAGGCGAACTTAACGGCGGCGTTAAAGTTCTGATGAGTGGTTTGGATTATGAGCGTTTGGTTTTGTCTGGCGGACCATTGGGTATCATGCAGGCGGCGATGGATATTTGTGTACCTTACATCCGTGATCGTCAGCAGTTTGGCCAACCGATTGGTGAATTCGAACTTGTACAAGGCAAAATTGCCGATATGTATACACTGATGAATGCCTCTAAATCTTATGTTTACATCAATGGCATGGCGGCTGAGCGTGGTGAAACGTCTCGTAAAGATGCAGCAGGCTGTATTCTTTATTCAGCAGAAATGGCTACCAAAATTGCACTGGACGCGATTCAGCTATTGGGTGGCAACGGCTATATCAACGAATTCCCGACAGGCCGTCTGCTGCGTGACGCAAAACTTTATGAAATCGGCGCCGGTACTTCTGAAATCCGTCGAATGCTGATTGGTCGCGAACTTTACCTTAACAAGTAA
- a CDS encoding MerR family transcriptional regulator produces the protein MEKKATYSISELASEFDVTTRSIRFYEDQGLLAPRRRGQTRIYSRQDRVRLKLILRGKRLGFSLAETKELFDLWDETLSGSEKQLKLLLNKITERKMALEQQLNDIAMVQLELESAETRCTEALKELASKKQQKANSA, from the coding sequence ATGGAAAAGAAGGCGACATATTCAATTAGCGAGCTAGCCAGCGAATTTGATGTTACCACCCGTAGCATTCGCTTTTATGAAGACCAAGGTTTGCTCGCTCCTCGACGCCGAGGGCAAACACGTATTTATAGCCGCCAGGACAGAGTTCGTTTAAAGCTCATACTCAGAGGCAAGCGTTTAGGGTTTTCGCTTGCAGAGACCAAAGAGCTTTTTGATTTATGGGATGAAACGTTGTCCGGCAGCGAGAAGCAGTTAAAGCTTCTGCTCAACAAAATCACTGAGCGGAAGATGGCGCTTGAACAGCAATTAAACGATATCGCAATGGTTCAGCTAGAACTGGAAAGTGCAGAAACTCGTTGTACTGAAGCACTTAAGGAACTAGCGAGCAAAAAACAACAAAAAGCAAATTCAGCCTGA
- a CDS encoding ABC transporter ATP-binding protein: MSADYVLETRNLIKEFKGFTAVDDVNLKVERGTIHALIGPNGAGKTTVFNLLTKFLTPTTGTILFNGEDITSMKSAAIARKGIVRSFQISAVFPHLSVLENVRIALQRKEGNSFHFWKSEKVLDKLNDRALELLDEVGLKDYANAITVDLPYGRKRALEIATTLALDPEMLLLDEPTQGMGHEDVGVVADLIKKVSANRTILMVEHNLHVVAKLADKITVLQRGAILTEGTYETVSQDPQVREAYMGVEADDEVANAIAAESAAEKEAKA, encoded by the coding sequence ATGAGTGCAGATTATGTTCTGGAAACCCGGAATCTGATAAAAGAATTCAAAGGGTTCACTGCTGTTGATGATGTGAATCTTAAAGTTGAGCGAGGCACAATCCACGCGCTTATCGGCCCTAATGGTGCTGGTAAGACAACGGTATTTAACTTGCTGACTAAGTTCCTAACACCTACCACCGGTACGATCTTGTTTAACGGTGAGGATATTACCTCGATGAAATCTGCGGCAATTGCTCGTAAGGGAATTGTGCGCTCATTTCAAATCTCGGCGGTCTTCCCGCATCTTAGCGTGTTGGAAAATGTCAGGATTGCATTGCAGCGTAAAGAGGGTAATAGCTTCCATTTTTGGAAGTCTGAAAAAGTTCTCGATAAGTTAAATGATCGTGCTTTAGAGCTGCTGGATGAGGTTGGCTTAAAAGACTATGCCAATGCGATTACAGTCGACCTTCCCTATGGGCGTAAGCGTGCATTAGAGATTGCGACTACCTTGGCGCTTGATCCAGAAATGCTATTGCTGGACGAGCCTACCCAAGGTATGGGCCACGAAGATGTGGGTGTAGTTGCTGATCTTATTAAGAAAGTCTCTGCAAATCGTACCATTCTTATGGTTGAGCATAATTTGCACGTGGTTGCGAAACTTGCCGATAAGATCACTGTATTGCAGCGTGGCGCTATCCTCACAGAAGGTACCTATGAAACGGTATCTCAAGATCCACAGGTTCGTGAGGCCTATATGGGTGTTGAGGCTGATGATGAGGTTGCTAATGCGATCGCAGCAGAAAGTGCAGCAGAGAAGGAGGCGAAGGCATGA
- a CDS encoding ABC transporter ATP-binding protein: MSSTGEKIRIVDLHAYYGESHILHGIDMTIMQGELVTLLGRNGSGRSTTLKAIMNMVGRRTGAININGNETINMPAHKIAHLGVGYCPEERGIFSSLNVEENLMLPPNVRSDGMSVEEIYELFPNLAERRYSQGTRLSGGEQQMLAMARILRTGANILLLDEITEGLAPVIVQKLAEVLVMLKERGLTILLVEQNFRFAAPIADRHYVMEHGHIVEEVHAHELQAKTELLNTYLGV, from the coding sequence ATGAGCAGTACCGGTGAGAAGATCCGCATCGTTGATTTACATGCCTACTATGGCGAATCTCATATTCTGCATGGTATCGATATGACGATCATGCAGGGTGAGTTGGTAACGCTCTTAGGGCGAAATGGTTCAGGTCGTTCAACCACATTGAAAGCGATCATGAATATGGTGGGACGCCGTACGGGGGCGATCAATATAAATGGTAATGAGACCATTAACATGCCTGCCCATAAAATTGCCCACCTGGGGGTAGGCTACTGTCCTGAAGAGCGAGGCATCTTCTCTAGCCTCAATGTCGAGGAAAACTTAATGCTACCTCCGAATGTGCGTTCGGATGGCATGAGTGTTGAAGAGATTTATGAGCTGTTCCCTAACTTAGCTGAGCGCCGTTATAGCCAGGGGACACGCCTCTCTGGTGGTGAGCAGCAGATGCTTGCTATGGCTCGAATTCTTCGTACGGGAGCAAATATTTTGCTTCTTGACGAGATCACTGAAGGTTTGGCTCCGGTCATCGTTCAGAAGCTGGCAGAAGTGCTGGTTATGTTAAAAGAACGTGGCTTGACTATTTTGTTAGTCGAGCAAAATTTCCGTTTTGCGGCCCCAATAGCTGATCGTCACTACGTTATGGAACACGGACATATCGTAGAAGAGGTTCATGCTCATGAGTTGCAAGCTAAAACGGAGCTGTTGAATACCTATTTGGGTGTTTAA